The following are from one region of the Egicoccus sp. AB-alg6-2 genome:
- a CDS encoding antibiotic biosynthesis monooxygenase translates to MTTDTDPVTVVISRLVRAGREAAYETWVHDVGLILAQFDGAEGVTVLPPGTAHSGPEWVLVLRFRDREAMMRWKRSDLRARWIERLDDLTIDTGAWEEQSGLETWFTLADRPTPAGPPPRWKQALLTTLGLVPLLLLSSVALGPVTRGWPAWLQTVVVTPVLVALMTWAVMPAVTRAAYRWLYPVGR, encoded by the coding sequence GTGACCACGGACACGGATCCCGTCACCGTGGTCATCAGCCGACTCGTCCGGGCCGGCCGCGAGGCCGCGTACGAGACCTGGGTCCACGACGTCGGGTTGATCCTGGCCCAGTTCGACGGCGCCGAGGGGGTCACCGTGCTGCCTCCGGGCACGGCCCACAGCGGGCCGGAGTGGGTGCTGGTGCTGCGGTTCCGCGATCGCGAGGCGATGATGCGGTGGAAGCGGTCCGACCTGCGCGCGCGCTGGATCGAACGGCTGGACGACCTCACCATCGACACCGGGGCGTGGGAGGAACAGAGCGGGCTCGAGACCTGGTTCACGCTCGCCGACCGCCCCACCCCTGCCGGGCCGCCACCGCGATGGAAGCAGGCGTTGCTGACGACGCTGGGCCTGGTGCCGTTGCTCCTGCTGTCGTCGGTCGCGCTCGGCCCGGTGACCCGCGGCTGGCCGGCCTGGCTGCAGACGGTCGTGGTGACCCCGGTCCTGGTGGCGCTGATGACGTGGGCGGTCATGCCAGCCGTCACCCGCGCCGCCTACCGGTGGCTCTACCCCGTCGGCCGGTGA
- a CDS encoding RNA polymerase sigma factor: protein MEQGNHARGSAVPIRDFDHTLRAARRGRQSAWDAIYRDLAPRLLGYARAQGAPDPEDLVGEVFLEVVRSLPRFTGSAEEQFRAWVFTIARRRLIDVRRRAGRRLLQLSAPQELEAALGGFDEDALARLSLEHVLDLLGHLSDDQREVLVLRLVVGLRTGEIAAVTDRHPEAVKGLAKRGLARLRERLAVGERHADADVADEPTPPPLGGGRR from the coding sequence ATGGAGCAGGGCAACCACGCGAGAGGATCCGCCGTCCCGATCCGTGACTTCGACCACACCCTGCGGGCCGCCCGGCGCGGCCGGCAGTCGGCCTGGGACGCGATCTACCGCGACCTCGCGCCCCGCCTGCTGGGCTATGCCCGCGCCCAGGGCGCGCCAGACCCCGAGGACCTGGTCGGCGAGGTCTTCCTCGAGGTGGTCCGTTCGTTGCCACGTTTCACGGGGAGCGCCGAGGAGCAGTTCCGGGCCTGGGTCTTCACGATCGCCAGACGGCGGCTGATCGACGTCCGTCGACGCGCCGGCCGGCGGCTGTTGCAGCTGAGTGCACCGCAGGAGCTGGAGGCCGCGCTGGGCGGCTTCGACGAGGACGCACTGGCGCGGTTGTCGCTGGAGCACGTGTTGGACCTGCTCGGTCACCTCTCCGACGACCAGCGTGAGGTGCTCGTGCTGCGGCTGGTCGTCGGGCTGCGGACCGGTGAGATCGCAGCGGTGACCGACCGCCACCCCGAGGCGGTCAAGGGACTCGCCAAGCGCGGCCTGGCGCGTCTGCGCGAACGGTTGGCCGTCGGCGAGCGCCACGCGGACGCCGACGTGGCGGACGAACCCACCCCGCCCCCACTCGGAGGCGGCCGACGATGA
- a CDS encoding alpha/beta fold hydrolase gives MATRRTKLTGAAVGLAGIVGAAATWEWSRRRNLAQLLADPERDILDAPLPGMGRTVVSADGTRLAVWEAGPIDGPVVVFAHGWGMGVRFWIHQLRELSNDHRVIAYDQRGHVASGRAADGDYSTDAFAADLDAVLTTCVPADRRALLVGHSMGAMSIIAWADAQPGPVADRVHGAVLASTGVDQLNSTFFAELGFAKLVADTLGARAFTSRLPLPHGPSPVGHRATAYIAVGKDAPPSAIVLTEQLFLDCPADVRSAIGVTIGRLDLRHALAKLSVPTTVVVGTDDRLTPPVHAQRLVEALPDAELLEFEGAGHQAPLERHHDFTKLVRQRAVQDA, from the coding sequence ATGGCCACGCGACGCACCAAGCTCACGGGGGCAGCCGTCGGCCTGGCCGGCATCGTCGGCGCCGCGGCGACCTGGGAGTGGAGCCGGCGCCGCAACCTGGCCCAGCTGCTCGCCGACCCCGAGCGCGACATCCTCGACGCGCCCCTGCCGGGAATGGGCCGCACCGTCGTGTCGGCGGACGGCACACGACTCGCCGTGTGGGAGGCCGGGCCGATCGACGGGCCCGTGGTGGTCTTCGCGCACGGCTGGGGCATGGGCGTGCGGTTCTGGATCCACCAGCTGCGTGAGCTCAGCAACGACCACCGCGTCATCGCCTACGACCAGCGCGGCCACGTCGCCAGCGGCCGGGCCGCCGACGGCGACTACTCCACCGACGCCTTCGCCGCCGACCTCGATGCGGTGCTCACCACGTGCGTTCCCGCCGACCGCCGCGCGCTGCTGGTCGGTCACTCCATGGGGGCGATGAGCATCATCGCCTGGGCCGACGCGCAGCCGGGCCCCGTGGCGGACCGCGTTCACGGGGCCGTCCTGGCCAGCACCGGCGTCGACCAGCTCAACTCGACCTTCTTCGCCGAGCTCGGCTTCGCGAAGCTCGTCGCGGACACCCTCGGCGCCCGCGCGTTCACGTCGAGGCTGCCGCTCCCGCACGGTCCCTCGCCGGTGGGGCATCGCGCCACGGCCTACATCGCCGTCGGCAAGGACGCGCCCCCGTCGGCCATCGTGCTGACCGAGCAGCTGTTCCTCGACTGCCCGGCCGACGTGCGCTCCGCCATCGGGGTCACGATCGGTCGACTGGATCTGCGGCACGCCCTTGCCAAGCTGTCGGTGCCGACCACGGTCGTCGTCGGCACCGACGACCGGCTGACACCGCCGGTGCATGCGCAGCGACTGGTCGAGGCGTTGCCGGACGCCGAGTTGCTGGAGTTCGAGGGGGCCGGGCACCAGGCCCCGCTGGAACGTCACCACGACTTCACGAAGCTCGTACGACAGCGGGCGGTCCAGGACGCCTGA
- a CDS encoding cation:proton antiporter has product MLPDLFPLTDAGSVFAVLLLLVLAGPILVRPLRLPDLVGLIGLGMIVGPNVLGIVSGQVLIHALGFVGLLYLMFQGGLDLDLAGFARRRRESVIFGAATFVVPMVATTAAAVALGLPFLAAVIVGSALTSHTPLSYPTIARYDLARNPAVTASLGATLLATVGALLVLAVASAGAAGSGGFGYWLLFTIGLAGYLVVMLMGVPRFTRWFFRGLGQDREVRLTYLLSGMVLAAILAGAIGIEPIVGAFLAGLAFNRFVPDGTVIADRVSFLGRSLFIPAFLVSTGMMLDPVALVTDPTTITLGAALVAAEVASKWLASSLSGRLFGFSASERGLMFSLSVGQAAGALAAVVVGQDLGLLGPDEVNAIILVIMVTALLAGVSADRHAPNVEPPGNEGRSLGNRVLVPVSNPNTVESLVRVAGQVAGPDSGAVVALNVLPFEATPEQVRAHRSLASRAERAALATGAEVRTSVRIDASIESGVLHSVVEQEGTCLVMGWEGQSRRSGLFGTVIDRCVAISPVPVLVCRPGIDEATKRVVLVITSDELAIGTDRGLSLAADVVNRLTRQAEVPVLVVTDLSRDELMHRLDGAFTPDEVMTEPAVLRALASRVGEGDVVLAITPQASSRLGRGAHRVAQAARGRTVVVAVPK; this is encoded by the coding sequence GTGCTTCCCGATCTGTTCCCGCTGACCGACGCCGGCTCGGTGTTCGCGGTTCTGCTCCTGCTGGTGCTGGCCGGCCCGATCCTGGTGCGCCCGCTGCGGCTGCCCGACCTCGTCGGTCTCATCGGCCTGGGCATGATCGTCGGCCCCAACGTACTCGGCATCGTGTCGGGGCAGGTCCTGATCCATGCGCTCGGGTTCGTCGGCCTGCTGTACCTGATGTTCCAGGGTGGCCTCGACCTCGACCTGGCCGGCTTCGCCAGGCGGCGGCGGGAGTCGGTCATCTTCGGCGCCGCGACCTTCGTCGTCCCCATGGTGGCCACCACCGCGGCCGCCGTCGCCCTGGGGCTGCCGTTCCTGGCGGCCGTGATCGTCGGCTCGGCGCTGACCAGCCACACCCCGCTGTCGTATCCGACGATCGCCCGCTACGACCTCGCGCGCAATCCCGCCGTGACGGCGAGCCTGGGGGCGACCCTGCTGGCGACGGTCGGGGCCCTGCTCGTGCTCGCCGTCGCGTCCGCCGGTGCGGCCGGGAGCGGGGGCTTCGGGTACTGGCTGCTGTTCACCATCGGGTTGGCCGGCTACCTCGTCGTCATGCTGATGGGCGTGCCGCGCTTCACGCGCTGGTTCTTCCGCGGCCTCGGCCAGGACCGGGAGGTCCGGCTGACCTACCTGCTGTCGGGCATGGTGCTCGCGGCGATCCTGGCCGGCGCCATCGGCATCGAACCGATCGTCGGCGCCTTCCTCGCCGGCCTGGCGTTCAACCGCTTCGTCCCCGACGGGACGGTCATCGCCGACCGGGTGTCGTTCCTCGGGCGATCGCTGTTCATCCCCGCCTTCCTCGTCAGCACCGGGATGATGCTCGACCCCGTCGCGCTGGTGACCGATCCCACCACGATCACGCTGGGCGCGGCGCTCGTCGCCGCCGAGGTCGCCTCGAAGTGGCTGGCGTCGTCGCTGTCCGGTCGCCTGTTCGGGTTCTCCGCCTCCGAACGGGGGCTGATGTTCTCGCTCAGCGTCGGGCAGGCAGCCGGCGCACTGGCCGCGGTGGTGGTGGGCCAGGACCTCGGACTGCTCGGCCCGGACGAGGTCAACGCGATCATCCTCGTCATCATGGTCACCGCGCTGCTGGCCGGCGTGAGCGCGGACCGCCATGCCCCCAACGTCGAACCGCCCGGCAACGAGGGACGTTCCCTCGGCAACCGGGTCCTCGTCCCCGTCTCCAACCCCAACACCGTCGAATCGCTGGTCCGGGTCGCCGGCCAGGTCGCGGGTCCCGACTCCGGTGCCGTGGTCGCGCTCAACGTGCTGCCCTTCGAGGCGACCCCCGAGCAGGTCCGCGCGCACCGCAGCCTGGCCTCGAGGGCCGAGCGTGCGGCCCTGGCCACCGGCGCCGAGGTACGCACCAGTGTCCGCATCGACGCCTCCATCGAGAGCGGCGTCCTGCACAGCGTCGTCGAACAGGAGGGCACCTGCCTCGTCATGGGGTGGGAGGGCCAGTCCCGGCGCAGTGGGCTGTTCGGCACGGTGATCGACCGCTGCGTCGCCATCTCTCCGGTCCCCGTGCTCGTCTGCCGGCCGGGGATCGACGAGGCCACCAAGCGGGTCGTGCTCGTGATCACCTCCGACGAGTTGGCCATCGGCACCGACCGTGGCCTGAGCCTGGCGGCCGACGTCGTGAACCGCCTGACGCGCCAGGCCGAGGTCCCGGTCCTCGTGGTGACCGACCTGTCCCGCGACGAGCTGATGCACCGTCTCGATGGCGCGTTCACCCCCGACGAGGTGATGACCGAACCGGCGGTCCTTCGGGCGTTGGCCAGCCGTGTCGGGGAGGGTGACGTGGTGCTCGCCATCACCCCCCAGGCCAGTAGTCGGCTCGGCCGGGGCGCGCACCGGGTCGCGCAGGCGGCGCGGGGCAGGACCGTGGTGGTCGCCGTCCCGAAGTGA
- a CDS encoding DUF1015 family protein, with protein sequence MAELLPFVGHVVAGGGAHAVVAPPYDALTPAQRTAMAAADPRSFLNVLPPSGPEVEADLEHTLRACRRNLDRLLGDGHFRPIADPALAVVAIGTGADRATAIVGDLEVGAFTATGEDRVLPHERVRPARVANLVRYLEVVGIASSPVALTHRPHPAVPAATAAATARPPDVAYRDEAGTDLALWLVDDADLQAELRAAVAAAGRLFVADGHHRAAAVAAHRPGTGRVLSAILPGDHLRILPFHRRIHGLGTPVPAEALLQRLRDRGLLLQPLDGASPPAVPGIVHLAIGGTWWAVDLRERRTGAGPVESLDARRAEREVLAPLLAAAEDPGTDTDPANDPRVVAVPAPQGLASLAAPDVVGVALAPPALEDVLAVAEAGEVMPPKTTYVLPKLRSGLLVVSR encoded by the coding sequence GTGGCAGAGCTGTTGCCCTTCGTCGGCCACGTCGTGGCCGGCGGTGGCGCGCACGCGGTGGTCGCCCCGCCCTACGACGCGCTGACGCCGGCCCAGCGCACGGCCATGGCGGCCGCCGACCCGCGCAGCTTCCTCAACGTGCTGCCGCCCTCGGGTCCCGAGGTGGAGGCCGACCTCGAACACACCCTGCGGGCCTGCCGCCGCAACCTCGACCGGCTGCTCGGTGACGGCCACTTCCGCCCCATCGCGGACCCGGCGCTCGCCGTGGTCGCCATCGGGACCGGCGCCGACCGTGCCACCGCGATCGTGGGCGACCTCGAGGTGGGCGCCTTCACGGCGACCGGAGAGGACCGGGTGCTGCCACACGAACGGGTCCGCCCCGCCCGGGTGGCGAACCTGGTGCGCTACCTCGAGGTGGTCGGGATCGCCTCCAGTCCGGTCGCCCTGACCCATCGCCCGCATCCCGCGGTGCCCGCGGCGACCGCGGCCGCGACGGCACGTCCGCCGGACGTGGCCTACCGCGACGAGGCGGGGACCGACCTCGCGCTCTGGCTCGTCGACGACGCCGACCTGCAGGCCGAACTGCGCGCCGCCGTCGCGGCCGCCGGCCGCCTCTTCGTCGCCGACGGACACCATCGCGCCGCCGCGGTCGCCGCGCACCGGCCCGGGACCGGCCGCGTGCTGTCCGCCATCCTGCCCGGTGACCACCTCCGCATCCTGCCGTTCCACCGTCGCATCCACGGCCTGGGCACGCCCGTGCCCGCCGAAGCGTTGCTGCAGCGACTGCGGGACCGAGGGCTGCTGCTCCAACCGCTGGACGGGGCCTCGCCGCCGGCGGTGCCGGGAATCGTCCACCTCGCGATCGGCGGCACGTGGTGGGCGGTCGACCTGCGTGAGCGGCGCACGGGGGCGGGGCCGGTGGAGTCGCTCGACGCGCGGCGCGCCGAACGCGAGGTCCTCGCCCCGCTGCTGGCGGCGGCCGAGGACCCCGGAACCGACACCGATCCCGCGAACGACCCGCGGGTCGTCGCCGTACCGGCGCCGCAGGGACTGGCGTCGCTGGCTGCGCCGGACGTGGTCGGCGTGGCGCTCGCCCCGCCGGCGCTCGAGGACGTCCTCGCGGTCGCCGAGGCGGGCGAGGTCATGCCGCCCAAGACCACCTATGTCCTGCCGAAGCTGCGCAGCGGCCTGCTGGTCGTCTCCCGCTGA
- a CDS encoding Fur family transcriptional regulator — MDAELDRTLRDHGHRVTQPRRAVWRALRAGHGHRTADELAASIAAGGDEVDTASLYRTLALFEELGLARVTRLGDRDAGRWELAHPDEHFHLVCRVCGDVDHHVGTLVAEIRRHLADGHGFAVEQVELVVNGRCATCQRDATSRS, encoded by the coding sequence ATGGATGCCGAACTCGATCGCACGCTGCGTGACCACGGCCACCGGGTGACCCAGCCCCGGCGGGCCGTGTGGCGCGCGTTGCGGGCCGGTCACGGCCACCGCACCGCGGACGAGCTCGCCGCCAGCATCGCGGCCGGCGGCGACGAGGTGGACACCGCCTCGCTGTACCGGACGCTGGCGCTCTTCGAGGAGCTCGGGCTGGCGCGCGTCACCCGGCTGGGCGACCGCGACGCCGGCCGCTGGGAGCTCGCACACCCCGACGAGCACTTCCACCTCGTCTGCCGGGTCTGCGGTGACGTCGACCACCACGTCGGAACCCTGGTCGCCGAGATCCGACGGCACCTCGCCGACGGGCACGGCTTCGCGGTCGAGCAGGTGGAGCTGGTCGTCAACGGGCGCTGCGCCACCTGCCAGCGGGACGCGACGAGCCGGTCGTGA
- a CDS encoding cation:proton antiporter: MSFVLPQLPLERPGLLFAVLTAAILLAPILARRLRLPEVVAVVVVGFAIGPTGLGLVERAGVVEVLGNVGLLYLMFVAGLELDLDDFIEHRRDSIGFGILTFLVPMALGTVSSLALGYDLLASVLLASCWASHTLVTYPAYQRVGTIGNRAVATSVGATIITDTAALLVLAVVARAHQGALTPVFWLTLLPSMAVVTAGVVYGLPRLARRFFSGRGQDRSLRFLFVMVALFVVASLAEIIGIEAIVGAFLAGLALNRSVPNGGALMERIDFLGATLFVPLFLLATGMLVDIEVLLEPRTLLVGGVFTAVALVAKFGAAWAAGKLLRYTGAEIGAMFSLSAAQAAATLAAIVVGLNVGLIDESTVNAVMMVILVTCVVAPAVATRYAPRLPRPQPVRDLGEVVVVPLANPATAPRLMRVASAFARADGGLVVPLMVVPSEIDRETLQQVRALDEEVLQVAQSAGAEARSVLRIDVSTDAGIAHTLVEQQASLLVMGWKGGTDRHGARFGGVIDRVLTRAFVPMLLIRDGDVPIRRVLVVIDESVTAPAGRPATELALAAARVLAREAGGVPVEVIGAQDDVVDRRVEERLEVETAHDERRRSIVVRDHAQASDLIVVPTVADERNLTAVADRIARAAPEGASLIIAVDNSTAG; this comes from the coding sequence GTGTCGTTCGTCCTGCCGCAACTGCCGCTCGAGCGACCCGGTCTGCTCTTCGCGGTCCTGACCGCAGCGATCCTGCTCGCCCCGATCCTCGCGCGCCGACTCCGGCTGCCCGAGGTCGTGGCCGTCGTCGTGGTCGGTTTCGCGATCGGCCCGACCGGACTGGGGCTGGTCGAGCGCGCCGGCGTGGTGGAGGTGCTCGGCAACGTCGGCCTGCTGTACCTGATGTTCGTCGCCGGACTCGAGCTCGACCTCGACGACTTCATCGAGCACCGGCGCGACTCGATCGGCTTCGGGATCCTGACGTTCCTGGTTCCCATGGCGTTGGGCACCGTGTCCTCGCTCGCCCTCGGCTACGACCTGCTGGCCTCGGTGCTGCTGGCGTCGTGCTGGGCCTCGCACACGTTGGTGACCTACCCCGCCTACCAGCGTGTCGGCACGATCGGCAACCGGGCCGTGGCGACGTCGGTCGGCGCGACCATCATCACCGACACGGCGGCGCTGCTCGTGCTGGCCGTGGTCGCCAGGGCGCACCAGGGCGCGCTCACCCCGGTGTTCTGGCTCACCCTGCTGCCGTCGATGGCGGTCGTCACCGCCGGCGTGGTCTACGGACTGCCTCGGCTCGCCCGGCGGTTCTTCAGCGGACGCGGCCAGGATCGCTCTCTGCGATTCCTGTTCGTGATGGTGGCGCTGTTCGTGGTGGCGTCCCTTGCCGAGATCATCGGCATCGAGGCGATCGTCGGCGCCTTCCTGGCCGGGTTGGCGCTCAACCGCAGCGTTCCCAACGGTGGCGCGCTCATGGAGCGCATCGACTTCCTCGGCGCGACCCTGTTCGTGCCGCTGTTCCTGCTCGCAACGGGCATGCTCGTCGACATCGAGGTCCTGCTGGAGCCGCGCACGCTGCTGGTCGGCGGCGTCTTCACGGCGGTGGCGTTGGTGGCGAAGTTCGGCGCCGCGTGGGCGGCCGGGAAGCTGCTGCGCTACACCGGCGCAGAGATCGGCGCGATGTTCTCGTTGTCGGCCGCCCAGGCGGCCGCCACCCTGGCCGCGATCGTGGTCGGGCTCAACGTCGGACTGATCGACGAGAGCACCGTCAATGCGGTCATGATGGTGATCCTGGTGACCTGCGTCGTCGCACCGGCGGTGGCGACCAGGTACGCGCCTCGCCTGCCGCGGCCCCAGCCCGTGCGCGACCTCGGCGAGGTGGTGGTGGTGCCCCTGGCGAACCCCGCGACGGCGCCACGGCTCATGCGGGTTGCCTCGGCGTTCGCGCGGGCCGACGGCGGCCTGGTGGTCCCGCTCATGGTGGTCCCCTCGGAGATCGACCGGGAGACGTTGCAGCAGGTCCGCGCCCTCGACGAAGAGGTGCTCCAGGTGGCCCAGTCGGCGGGCGCCGAGGCACGCAGCGTGCTGCGCATCGACGTCTCGACCGACGCCGGGATCGCGCACACCCTGGTCGAGCAGCAGGCCTCGTTGCTGGTCATGGGCTGGAAGGGCGGGACCGACCGGCACGGGGCCCGCTTCGGCGGCGTGATCGACCGGGTGCTGACCCGCGCGTTCGTACCCATGCTGCTGATCCGTGACGGCGACGTGCCGATCCGCCGCGTGCTGGTCGTCATCGACGAGAGCGTGACCGCGCCGGCCGGCAGGCCCGCGACGGAGCTGGCCCTCGCCGCCGCCCGGGTGCTCGCGCGCGAGGCAGGCGGCGTCCCCGTCGAGGTCATCGGCGCCCAGGACGACGTGGTCGACCGGCGCGTCGAGGAGCGGCTCGAGGTCGAGACCGCACACGACGAGCGGCGCCGATCGATCGTCGTCCGGGACCACGCGCAGGCGAGCGACCTCATCGTGGTGCCCACCGTCGCCGACGAGCGCAACCTCACGGCGGTGGCGGACCGGATCGCGCGCGCCGCCCCCGAGGGCGCCTCACTGATCATCGCGGTGGACAACTCGACCGCGGGCTGA
- a CDS encoding L,D-transpeptidase, whose product MTTTSSLPRRLLTVLFACTLLLGVLQAATATPAEAATVVAPAKSGTGKRVVYSAPQQRVWLVRADNTVARSYLVSGHKGNTLPPAGTYQVRSRSVTTRSLDGKVTMKHMVRFHHAGRAWVGFHSIPRDRAGQPIQTTKQLGTPLSAGCIRQADDAARTLYDFAPVGTKVVVLR is encoded by the coding sequence ATGACCACCACCTCCTCCCTTCCGCGCCGGCTGCTGACCGTCCTGTTCGCCTGCACGCTGCTGCTGGGCGTGCTGCAGGCCGCGACGGCGACACCCGCCGAAGCCGCCACCGTCGTCGCGCCGGCGAAGTCCGGGACCGGCAAGCGCGTCGTCTACTCCGCGCCGCAGCAGCGGGTCTGGCTGGTCCGCGCCGACAACACCGTCGCCCGCAGCTACCTGGTGTCGGGGCACAAGGGCAACACCCTGCCGCCCGCCGGGACCTACCAGGTCCGCTCGAGGTCGGTCACGACCCGCTCGCTCGACGGCAAGGTCACCATGAAGCACATGGTGCGCTTCCACCACGCCGGCCGCGCCTGGGTCGGGTTTCACTCGATCCCGCGTGACCGGGCCGGCCAGCCGATCCAGACGACGAAGCAGCTCGGGACACCGTTGTCGGCGGGGTGCATCCGCCAGGCAGACGACGCCGCCAGGACGCTGTACGACTTCGCGCCCGTGGGTACCAAGGTCGTCGTGCTCCGTTGA
- a CDS encoding DEAD/DEAH box helicase produces MRRSLRLRRWQKEALDRFETTARRDFLAVATPGAGKTTFALTAAVRDLGRHPHRRLVVVAPTQHLKHQWSNAAANFGLHLEPEWASAEAFPHDMHGVVVTYQQVAAQPRALRGPSDDAFVVLDEVHHAGTERAWGDGVFQAFELAAHRLSLSGTPFRSDQNPIPFVAYDFEEAVADYVYGYGEALKDGGVVRPVFFPRINGQMEWSTPEGAIVSATFDDHLDRTLSSQRLRTALSPDGEWLPTVLEQAHTQLLRLRESQPDAGGLVIAMDVEHARSIQKLLKAGHGVDAVVATSDDPLASEKIADFAAGRDPWIVAVRMVSEGVDVPRLRVGVYATNTVTELFFRQAVGRLVRWSGSLRRQKAFMFIPDDFRLRTFATQIAEQRTHSLKRREEEGDQDPVDLLDQLPPEGEDQLSLFAAISATAVVDHDPSSIFDDHHPEDLVHDPALEDFSLEIELAPPPPRAGGGAEGAPGTTLTVSRTQRKRELRQANTDRVRMLTHLTGLAPEVINGRLNRESGVRSITEATVRDLERRLRAADTWIDRA; encoded by the coding sequence GTGCGTCGATCCCTGCGTCTACGCCGGTGGCAGAAAGAGGCGCTGGACCGGTTCGAGACCACCGCGAGGCGCGACTTCCTCGCCGTCGCCACGCCGGGCGCCGGGAAGACGACGTTCGCGCTCACCGCTGCCGTGCGCGACCTCGGGCGTCACCCCCATCGTCGTCTCGTCGTCGTGGCGCCGACCCAGCACCTGAAACACCAGTGGTCGAACGCAGCCGCGAACTTCGGGCTGCACCTCGAGCCCGAATGGGCCTCCGCCGAGGCGTTTCCGCACGACATGCACGGCGTCGTCGTCACCTACCAGCAGGTGGCGGCCCAGCCCCGCGCCCTGCGCGGACCGTCCGACGACGCCTTCGTCGTCCTCGACGAGGTCCACCACGCCGGCACGGAACGGGCCTGGGGCGACGGGGTGTTCCAGGCGTTCGAGTTGGCCGCGCACCGCCTGTCGCTGTCCGGCACGCCGTTCCGCAGCGACCAGAACCCGATCCCGTTCGTGGCCTACGACTTCGAGGAGGCCGTCGCCGACTACGTCTACGGCTACGGCGAGGCCCTCAAGGACGGCGGCGTCGTCCGGCCGGTGTTCTTCCCACGCATCAACGGGCAGATGGAGTGGTCCACGCCCGAAGGCGCGATCGTGTCGGCCACCTTCGACGACCACCTCGACCGCACCCTGTCCTCGCAGCGGCTGCGTACGGCGCTGTCGCCCGACGGCGAGTGGCTGCCCACCGTCCTCGAACAGGCGCACACCCAACTGCTGCGCCTGCGTGAGTCGCAGCCCGACGCCGGTGGTCTCGTCATCGCGATGGACGTCGAGCACGCGCGGTCGATCCAGAAGCTGCTGAAGGCGGGCCACGGGGTCGACGCCGTCGTCGCCACCTCCGACGACCCGCTGGCCAGCGAGAAGATCGCCGACTTCGCGGCCGGTCGCGACCCCTGGATCGTCGCGGTGCGGATGGTCTCCGAGGGCGTCGACGTCCCACGACTGCGGGTCGGCGTCTACGCCACCAACACGGTCACCGAGCTGTTCTTCCGACAGGCGGTGGGGCGCCTCGTGCGCTGGTCGGGGTCGCTGCGCCGTCAGAAGGCGTTCATGTTCATCCCCGACGACTTCCGACTGCGCACGTTCGCGACCCAGATCGCCGAGCAGCGGACCCACAGCCTCAAGCGACGCGAGGAGGAGGGCGACCAGGACCCGGTGGACCTGCTCGACCAGCTGCCTCCCGAGGGCGAGGACCAGCTGTCGTTGTTCGCCGCCATCTCCGCCACGGCCGTCGTCGACCACGACCCGTCCTCGATCTTCGACGACCACCATCCCGAGGACCTGGTCCACGACCCGGCGCTCGAGGACTTCTCGCTCGAGATCGAACTGGCCCCGCCGCCACCCCGCGCCGGAGGTGGTGCCGAAGGCGCGCCGGGCACGACCCTGACCGTCAGCCGGACCCAACGCAAGCGTGAACTGCGACAGGCGAACACGGACCGGGTCCGGATGCTGACCCACCTCACCGGCCTGGCGCCAGAGGTCATCAACGGCCGCCTCAACCGCGAGTCCGGCGTTCGGTCCATCACCGAAGCGACCGTCCGTGACCTCGAGCGCCGCCTGCGCGCCGCCGACACGTGGATCGACCGGGCATGA